TGTTCATCATCGGCGGGATCACCGGCGTCTTCCTCGGTGCGGTCGTCCTCGACTACGAGTTCCGTGGCACCTACTGGGTCGTCGCCCACTTCCACTACGTCATGGTTTCGGGGGTCACCGCGCTGGTCGGAGGCATCTACTACTGGTGGCCGAAAATCACCGGGAAGATGTACTCCGAACGACTCGGCAAGCTCAACTTCGCGGTCTACTTCGTCGGGTTCAATCTGCTGTACTTCCCGATGTTCATGGCCTGGGAGACGCCGCGGCGCGTCTTCCACTTCGCCGAGAGCGCACAGATCTACCACCAGCTAGCGACGGTCGGGGCATTCGTCTTCGGTGCCTCCTTCCTGATCACGTTCTTCACGCTCGGGAAGAGTCTACTCTCGGGCCCCGACGCACCCGACAACCCGTGGACGTACTCGCGAACGGCCGAGTGGGCGATCCCCTCGCCGCCGCCGCTCGAGAACTGGCCGGACCGACCGAGCTACGCCAGCGGCAAACTCGAGTTCGTCAACGACGCCGCGACCGCGACCGACGGCGGCGTCGCACAGGAAGCCACCGGCACGGCGGCCGCGAGTCACGAGGAGGAACACGCCGACCACGCCAGTATCTGGCCGTTCGGCATCGGCGTCGCGGCATTCACGTTCTTCCTCGGACTGAGCGGCATCACGCCGTACGTCTTCTCGTTCGTCGAGTCGAACATCGCGAGCGACGTCGGGACCTTCGTCACGCTGGACTCGGCGCCCGAACAGAGTATCATCTATCCGATCCTGTTGGCAGTCGGGATCGGCCTCCTCGGGATCACGCTGTTCCAGTTCGGCCGCGAACAGTTCGATGCACCCGAGATGCTCGTGGCCGAACAGTGGCCGTTCGGCGGCGTCAACAACGAGAAGATGGGGGTCTGGCTGTTCCTGGCCTCCGACGTCGTCGTCTTCGGTGCCGCGATCGGCGCGTACGTGTTCATGCGGATCCACATGGGCTGGGGTGACTGGCATCTCGATACCATCACCCAGGCCGGCCTGTTCAACACCTACGTCCTGATCACGTCGAGTTTCACGGTCATTCTCGCACACGTGATGGCCGAACGCGGGAACAAGAAGGGACTGCTCGCGATGCTCAGCACGACCGTCCTGCTCGGACTCGTGTTCATGGGCGTCAAGGCCTTCGAGTACAACACCAAGTTCTCCCACGGTGACTACTGGTTCAGCGGGATCGAGTACTCGCTGTACTTCGTGACGACCGGCCTGCACGCGCTCCACGTCATCCTCGGTCTGCTCGTCGCCCTGTTCATGATCTACCGGGTCGTGAGCATCGACGCCTACCTCGAGGACCACATGCCGGTGGAGTACTTCGGCCTCTACTGGCACTTCGTCGACATCGTGTGGGTCTTCCTGTTCCCGCTGTTCTACCTGATGTAGCGGATCGCCGCTACACGGGTTTCGGCGTCTAACGGCCGCGTTCGATTCGCGTTCTCGATTCTCGACTCGATACCAACCGAGAGACGATAGTGGTCACTGCAAGTCAATGTACACCTGATCGACCGACAGCTGTGGGATCAGTGTGTGAACAGTTGCAGTAACTACTAGAAAAGATCCGTCGCTGGCACCCCAGTCCGACTGCGACGGGAGGGGACACGATACTGACAGTCTCTGTGGTCGTCGGCTCCCGGACGGTCGCGCGAGTAACGACTGGGACTCTACCCGATCGTGTGCTCGACGGACCACCCGAGTCACCGTAA
This portion of the Natrinema salinisoli genome encodes:
- a CDS encoding cbb3-type cytochrome c oxidase subunit I, producing MSDLPPMDSVKRWLVTTNHKDVGILYMVTAMFFLVFGGVLALLFRAHLWEAGGTGLLTNDQYYQSVSTHGLIMVFWFLSPIATGFANYFVPLQIGAKDLAFPRLNALSYWFYLFSGILLGISFFQGGSFSGGWTMYAPLNVPTYTPAMQATTGGNATILALTLFTISITIGTINFLTTMHRSRAEGLGLWNLPMFSWSWLLTVWMMLFAFAALLAALLLLAVDRLFLTQYFATDQGSSLLWAHIFWFFGHPEVYIVFFPALGIMFETFQTFCGRRLVGRKWVIIAMVLVAVQSFLVWMHHMFLSTINLPIKTLFMATTIGISLPFDLMVFALIYTMVKGRVRFTTPFLFSLGALVLFIIGGITGVFLGAVVLDYEFRGTYWVVAHFHYVMVSGVTALVGGIYYWWPKITGKMYSERLGKLNFAVYFVGFNLLYFPMFMAWETPRRVFHFAESAQIYHQLATVGAFVFGASFLITFFTLGKSLLSGPDAPDNPWTYSRTAEWAIPSPPPLENWPDRPSYASGKLEFVNDAATATDGGVAQEATGTAAASHEEEHADHASIWPFGIGVAAFTFFLGLSGITPYVFSFVESNIASDVGTFVTLDSAPEQSIIYPILLAVGIGLLGITLFQFGREQFDAPEMLVAEQWPFGGVNNEKMGVWLFLASDVVVFGAAIGAYVFMRIHMGWGDWHLDTITQAGLFNTYVLITSSFTVILAHVMAERGNKKGLLAMLSTTVLLGLVFMGVKAFEYNTKFSHGDYWFSGIEYSLYFVTTGLHALHVILGLLVALFMIYRVVSIDAYLEDHMPVEYFGLYWHFVDIVWVFLFPLFYLM